From a single Micromonospora carbonacea genomic region:
- a CDS encoding ABC transporter substrate-binding protein produces the protein MRDARTPPPRTGPDPGRRRLLGALLGAPLAATGLAGCGRREDDRPVEDGPVELSVFWYGTAARAETTEKALRLYSSRNNLVSFRVTWQGLPGYYDRLATQAAGGNVPDLIQVDDTVLAEYARREILLDLGGYVTDERLDLRGLPPELARYGEVDGRTVAVAAAQTTAALVYNRSLLRRLGVAEPRTGMSWPAYVDWAARVTRAADGRVAGTMDPSGDHRALWLWLRSGGTELYQGRQLGFGATELVDWFELWQNARARRATPSAALVDQADGGEPGRQLVVTGHTAASFAWAHQFPEFRRQTRDELALAAFPGPPAAQWPRASMYWAGFRGTRHPALVADVIQFLTNNMDAGLALGHERGVSPNLAIRRYVRESLADPGQQAAAALAETVADQLGPAPGPPPKGHARVRALLVETAEGVRSGRAGTRAAATRFVAQAEAALAS, from the coding sequence GTGCGCGACGCCCGTACCCCACCGCCCCGCACCGGCCCGGACCCGGGCCGGCGGCGGCTGCTCGGGGCGTTGCTCGGGGCGCCGCTCGCGGCGACCGGCCTCGCGGGCTGCGGCCGCCGGGAGGACGACCGCCCGGTCGAGGACGGGCCGGTCGAGCTCTCGGTCTTCTGGTACGGCACCGCCGCCCGGGCCGAGACGACCGAGAAGGCGCTGCGGCTCTACTCCTCCCGCAACAACCTGGTCAGCTTCCGGGTCACCTGGCAGGGCCTGCCCGGCTACTACGACCGGCTCGCCACCCAGGCCGCCGGCGGCAATGTGCCCGACCTGATCCAGGTCGACGACACCGTCCTCGCCGAGTACGCCCGGCGGGAGATCCTGCTCGACCTCGGCGGGTACGTCACCGACGAAAGGCTCGACCTGCGGGGGCTCCCGCCGGAGCTGGCGCGCTACGGCGAGGTGGACGGCCGCACCGTGGCGGTCGCCGCCGCCCAGACGACCGCCGCCCTCGTCTACAACCGCAGCCTGCTGCGCCGGCTCGGCGTCGCCGAGCCCCGCACCGGCATGTCCTGGCCCGCGTACGTCGACTGGGCGGCCCGGGTCACCCGGGCCGCCGACGGCCGGGTGGCCGGCACCATGGACCCGTCCGGGGACCACCGGGCGCTCTGGCTGTGGCTGCGGTCCGGGGGCACCGAGCTGTACCAGGGCCGGCAGCTCGGCTTCGGCGCGACCGAGCTGGTCGACTGGTTCGAGCTGTGGCAGAACGCGCGGGCCCGGCGCGCCACCCCGAGCGCCGCCCTGGTGGACCAGGCCGACGGCGGCGAGCCGGGACGGCAACTGGTGGTCACCGGCCACACGGCCGCGTCGTTCGCCTGGGCCCACCAGTTCCCCGAGTTCCGCCGGCAGACCCGGGACGAGCTGGCCCTGGCCGCGTTCCCCGGGCCACCGGCGGCGCAGTGGCCGCGCGCCTCGATGTACTGGGCGGGCTTCCGGGGCACCCGGCACCCCGCCCTGGTGGCCGACGTCATCCAGTTCCTCACCAACAACATGGACGCCGGCCTGGCCCTCGGCCACGAACGCGGGGTGAGCCCCAACCTCGCCATCCGCCGGTACGTGCGGGAGAGCCTGGCCGACCCGGGGCAGCAGGCCGCCGCCGCCCTCGCCGAGACCGTGGCCGACCAGCTCGGCCCGGCCCCCGGCCCGCCGCCGAAGGGGCACGCCCGGGTCCGGGCCCTGCTGGTCGAGACGGCCGAGGGCGTGCGCTCTGGCCGCGCCGGGACCCGGGCGGCCGCCACCCGGTTCGTCGCCCAGGCCGAGGCCGCCCTGGCCTCCTGA
- a CDS encoding phosphoribosylaminoimidazolesuccinocarboxamide synthase: MELLHSGKVRDVYADGDDLILVASDRISIYDVVLPTPVPDKGRLLTALSLWWFEQLADLVPNHVVSVTDVPTEFAGRAIRCRRLEMVPVECVARGYLTGGGLAEYERTGAVSGVALPRGLVEASILPEPIFTPSTKAPKGEHDEPITYQQVVDKVGAETAARLRQITLDIYCRGAELAADRGILVADTKIELGWAADGTLVLGDEVLTSDSSRFWPAESYQPGRTQFSYDKQYVRDWATGGGWDKRPPAPEVPAEVIEATRARYVEVYEKLTGRTWS, from the coding sequence GTGGAACTTCTGCACTCGGGCAAGGTCCGGGACGTCTACGCCGACGGCGACGACCTGATCCTGGTCGCCTCCGACCGGATCTCGATCTACGACGTGGTGCTGCCGACCCCGGTGCCGGACAAGGGCCGCCTGCTCACCGCGCTGTCCCTGTGGTGGTTCGAGCAGCTCGCCGACCTGGTGCCGAACCACGTCGTCTCCGTCACGGACGTGCCGACGGAGTTCGCCGGCCGCGCGATCCGCTGCCGGCGGCTGGAGATGGTCCCGGTCGAGTGCGTCGCGCGGGGCTACCTCACCGGCGGCGGCCTCGCCGAGTACGAGCGCACCGGCGCGGTCTCCGGCGTGGCGCTGCCGAGAGGCCTGGTCGAGGCGTCGATCCTGCCCGAGCCGATCTTCACCCCGTCGACGAAGGCCCCCAAGGGCGAGCACGACGAGCCGATCACCTACCAGCAGGTGGTGGACAAGGTCGGCGCGGAGACCGCCGCGCGGCTGCGGCAGATCACCCTCGACATCTACTGCCGGGGGGCGGAGCTGGCCGCCGACCGGGGCATCCTGGTCGCCGACACCAAGATCGAGCTGGGCTGGGCGGCGGACGGCACCCTCGTCCTCGGCGACGAGGTGCTCACCTCCGACTCGTCGCGGTTCTGGCCGGCCGAGTCGTACCAGCCGGGCCGGACCCAGTTCTCCTACGACAAGCAGTACGTCCGGGACTGGGCGACCGGCGGCGGCTGGGACAAGCGGCCCCCCGCCCCCGAGGTGCCCGCCGAGGTGATCGAGGCGACCCGGGCCCGCTACGTCGAGGTCTACGAGAAGCTCACCGGCCGCACCTGGTCCTGA
- the glpK gene encoding glycerol kinase GlpK: MTGEYVAAIDQGTTSSRCLVFDRAGEIVSVAQREHRQHFPRPGWVEHDAEEIWDNVRIVVREALDAAGTGPERIAAVGITNQRETTVVWDRATGRPVAKAVVWQDTRTGPQLRALAEAYGEQRLCERTGLRLATYFAGPKLRWLLDNVDGLRARAERGEVLFGTMDSWLIWKLTGRHVTDVTNASRTMLMGLDTLDWDPELLDALGVPGAMLPEIRSSAEVYGTAVDGPLAGVPVASALGDQQAALFGQTCFQPGEAKCTYGTGSFLLLNTGASPVISSHGLLTTLAYRIEGQPAVYALEGAIAVTGSLVQWLRDNLGLISTAAEVEELARTVDDNGGCYVVPAFSGLFAPHWRSDARGVVAGLTGYITKGHLARAALEASAWQTREVVDAMNADSDVALRRLRVDGGMTANGLLMQFLADVLDVPVVRSRITETTCLGAAYAAGLAVGFWPDLATLRAQWRSDAQWTAAMAPDERDRELRQWRKAVQRTLDWVD, from the coding sequence GTGACCGGAGAGTACGTCGCCGCCATCGACCAGGGCACCACCTCGTCCCGGTGCCTCGTCTTCGACCGGGCCGGGGAGATCGTCTCCGTGGCCCAGCGCGAGCACCGGCAGCACTTCCCCCGGCCGGGCTGGGTCGAGCACGACGCCGAGGAGATCTGGGACAACGTCCGGATCGTCGTCCGCGAGGCGCTGGACGCGGCCGGCACCGGCCCGGAGCGGATCGCGGCCGTCGGCATCACCAACCAGCGGGAGACCACCGTCGTGTGGGACCGCGCCACGGGCCGCCCGGTCGCCAAGGCCGTCGTCTGGCAGGACACCCGCACCGGGCCGCAGCTGCGCGCGCTCGCCGAGGCGTACGGCGAGCAGCGGCTCTGCGAGCGCACCGGGCTGCGGCTGGCCACCTACTTCGCCGGCCCGAAGCTGCGCTGGCTGCTGGACAACGTCGACGGGCTGCGCGCGCGGGCCGAGCGGGGCGAGGTGCTGTTCGGCACCATGGACAGCTGGCTGATCTGGAAGCTGACCGGGCGGCACGTCACCGACGTGACCAACGCGAGCCGCACCATGCTGATGGGCCTGGACACCCTCGACTGGGATCCGGAGCTGCTCGACGCGCTCGGCGTGCCGGGCGCGATGCTCCCCGAGATCCGCAGCTCCGCCGAGGTCTACGGCACCGCCGTCGACGGGCCGCTCGCCGGGGTGCCGGTGGCCAGCGCCCTCGGCGACCAGCAGGCCGCCCTGTTCGGGCAGACCTGCTTCCAGCCCGGCGAGGCCAAGTGCACGTACGGCACCGGCAGCTTCCTGCTGCTCAACACGGGCGCGAGCCCGGTCATCTCCTCGCACGGGCTGCTGACCACCCTCGCGTACCGGATCGAGGGGCAGCCCGCCGTGTACGCGTTGGAGGGCGCGATCGCGGTCACCGGGTCGCTGGTGCAGTGGCTGCGGGACAACCTCGGCCTGATCTCCACCGCCGCCGAGGTGGAGGAGCTGGCCCGCACGGTCGACGACAACGGCGGCTGTTACGTGGTGCCGGCGTTCTCCGGGCTGTTCGCCCCGCACTGGCGCAGCGACGCGCGCGGGGTGGTCGCCGGGCTGACCGGCTACATCACCAAGGGGCACCTGGCCCGGGCGGCGCTGGAGGCGTCGGCGTGGCAGACCCGCGAGGTGGTCGACGCGATGAACGCCGACTCCGACGTGGCGCTGCGCCGGCTGCGGGTCGACGGCGGGATGACCGCGAACGGGCTGCTCATGCAGTTCCTCGCCGACGTGCTGGACGTGCCGGTGGTCCGCTCCCGGATCACCGAGACGACCTGCCTCGGCGCGGCGTACGCGGCGGGCCTCGCCGTGGGCTTCTGGCCGGACCTGGCCACCCTGCGCGCCCAGTGGCGCTCCGACGCGCAGTGGACCGCCGCGATGGCCCCGGACGAGCGGGACCGGGAGCTGCGCCAGTGGCGCAAGGCCGTGCAGCGCACCCTCGACTGGGTGGACTGA
- a CDS encoding ATP-binding protein, translated as MPIDTTLLIAEAFDQAQVTELRHSVTSCAHAVGLRGQRLDDFVLAVNELLTNAVRHGGGRGWLRLWRQPGRLVCEVADHGRGISSRRLDDRSRPAPETAGGWGLWLARELSDAMDVETGPAGTTVRIGTPLGPLLDAGGRVSD; from the coding sequence GTGCCCATCGACACCACCCTCCTGATCGCCGAGGCCTTCGACCAGGCACAGGTGACCGAGCTCCGGCACTCGGTCACCTCCTGCGCGCACGCCGTCGGGCTGCGCGGGCAACGGCTGGACGACTTCGTGCTGGCCGTCAACGAGCTGCTCACCAACGCGGTGCGGCACGGCGGCGGGCGGGGGTGGCTGCGGCTGTGGCGGCAGCCGGGGCGCCTGGTCTGCGAGGTCGCCGACCACGGTCGGGGGATCAGCTCCCGGCGGCTCGACGACCGGAGCCGCCCCGCGCCCGAGACCGCCGGCGGCTGGGGCCTCTGGCTGGCCCGGGAGCTGAGCGACGCCATGGACGTCGAGACCGGCCCGGCCGGCACCACGGTCCGGATCGGCACGCCCCTCGGCCCGCTCCTCGACGCGGGCGGGCGCGTGTCGGACTGA
- the macS gene encoding MacS family sensor histidine kinase — protein MPSTTGGFEVPLWRAVAVFRFAALAYVGLIVARDASGYAHPVVAGLVLLVMLGWTVTTALGYARPARRGWPLLAADLAVVVGVLQVSPWAVGRSALAAGAPSLAVVWLAGPVLAWAVSGGRRRGTVAALVVCAADLAARERIGQSALTGWILLLMAGAVVGHVARLAVTAEQRLHRAVELEAATRERERLARDIHDSVLQVLALVQRRGAHLDGEAGELARLAGEQEAALRALIAGAASPGDAGPAGPDTLDLRALLGRYASATVSLSAPATGVPLPALVARELAAATGATLDNVRRHAGGRAWVLIEDEGETVTVSVRDEGPGIPAGRLDEAVRQGRLGVAQSIRGRVADLGGTVTITSTPGAGTEVELTVPRTPR, from the coding sequence GTGCCGTCGACGACCGGTGGATTCGAGGTCCCGCTCTGGCGGGCCGTCGCGGTGTTCCGGTTCGCCGCCCTGGCGTACGTCGGCCTGATCGTGGCGCGCGACGCCAGCGGGTACGCCCACCCGGTCGTCGCCGGCCTCGTCCTGCTGGTGATGCTCGGCTGGACGGTGACCACGGCCCTCGGCTACGCCCGCCCCGCCCGGCGGGGCTGGCCGCTGCTGGCCGCCGACCTCGCCGTCGTGGTCGGGGTGCTCCAGGTCAGCCCGTGGGCGGTCGGCCGGTCGGCCCTCGCGGCCGGCGCGCCCAGCCTCGCCGTGGTCTGGCTGGCCGGGCCGGTGCTCGCCTGGGCGGTCTCCGGCGGGCGGCGGCGCGGCACCGTGGCCGCGCTGGTGGTGTGCGCGGCCGACCTGGCGGCCCGGGAGCGGATCGGCCAGTCCGCCCTCACCGGCTGGATCCTGCTGCTGATGGCGGGGGCGGTGGTCGGCCACGTCGCCCGGCTGGCGGTGACCGCCGAGCAGCGGCTGCACCGGGCGGTGGAGCTGGAGGCGGCGACCCGGGAGCGGGAGCGGCTGGCCCGGGACATCCACGACTCGGTGCTCCAGGTGCTCGCGCTGGTGCAGCGGCGCGGCGCGCACCTGGACGGGGAGGCCGGCGAGCTGGCCCGGCTGGCGGGGGAGCAGGAGGCCGCCCTGCGTGCCCTGATCGCCGGGGCGGCGTCCCCCGGCGACGCCGGCCCGGCCGGGCCGGACACCCTCGACCTGCGCGCCCTGCTCGGCCGGTACGCCTCGGCTACGGTTTCGCTGTCCGCGCCGGCCACCGGCGTCCCGCTGCCCGCCCTGGTGGCCCGGGAACTCGCCGCCGCGACCGGGGCGACGCTGGACAACGTGCGCCGGCACGCGGGCGGCCGGGCCTGGGTGCTGATCGAGGACGAGGGGGAGACGGTGACGGTCTCGGTACGCGACGAGGGGCCGGGGATCCCGGCGGGCCGGCTCGACGAGGCGGTCCGGCAGGGCCGGCTCGGGGTGGCGCAGTCGATCCGGGGCCGCGTCGCCGACCTGGGCGGCACGGTCACCATCACCTCCACGCCGGGCGCGGGCACGGAGGTCGAGCTGACCGTGCCGAGGACGCCCCGGTGA
- a CDS encoding response regulator: protein MVVDDHPMWREGVARDLTEAGHLVVATSGEGRQAVRVAPAARPDLVVLDLQLPDISGVEVIRGLRAALPEVRVLMLSASGEQQSVLDAVKAGATGYLVKSAAPAEFLDAVRRTAAGEPVFTPGLAGLVLGEFRRLAAGAGGAAGDRGAAPAGRPADAPRLTDRETEVLRLVAKGMSYKQIAERLGLSHRTVQNHVQNTLGKLQLHNRVELTRYAIERGLDA, encoded by the coding sequence ATGGTGGTGGACGACCACCCGATGTGGCGTGAGGGGGTGGCCCGCGACCTCACCGAGGCCGGTCACCTCGTGGTCGCCACCAGCGGGGAGGGCCGCCAGGCCGTGCGGGTCGCCCCCGCCGCCCGGCCCGACCTGGTGGTGCTCGACCTGCAACTGCCGGACATCTCCGGGGTGGAGGTGATCCGGGGGCTGCGCGCGGCGCTGCCCGAGGTGCGGGTGCTGATGCTCTCGGCCAGCGGCGAACAGCAGAGCGTCCTGGACGCGGTGAAGGCCGGCGCGACCGGCTACCTGGTGAAGTCGGCGGCCCCGGCCGAGTTCCTGGACGCGGTGCGCCGCACCGCCGCCGGCGAGCCGGTCTTCACCCCCGGGCTGGCCGGCCTCGTGCTCGGGGAGTTCCGCCGGCTCGCGGCGGGCGCGGGCGGGGCCGCCGGGGACCGGGGGGCGGCCCCGGCGGGCCGCCCCGCCGACGCGCCCCGGCTCACCGACCGGGAGACCGAGGTGCTGCGCCTGGTCGCCAAGGGGATGTCGTACAAGCAGATCGCGGAGCGGCTCGGGCTGTCCCACCGGACGGTGCAGAACCACGTGCAGAACACGCTGGGCAAGCTCCAGCTGCACAACCGGGTCGAGCTGACCCGCTACGCGATCGAGCGCGGCCTCGACGCCTGA
- a CDS encoding DUF5709 domain-containing protein — translation MRDDEYPTPVSDPEADGLPDTADDDSTANDDVETGREADGPAPAQLPGDRMPVAVDRYGTTAEEQLDGESLDYKLQRESFERPADDPLAGPVDPDIAAEADSEEAAAQAQLDADVIDPGPTSDPHSPVSLYDHGQLGSVADAEVGRLVEPDEGAHTDLETDNVAYDAGSAGGGASAEELAIHETRPPGAH, via the coding sequence ATGCGCGACGACGAGTACCCGACCCCCGTCTCCGACCCGGAGGCCGACGGCCTGCCCGACACCGCCGACGACGACTCGACCGCCAACGACGACGTCGAGACCGGTCGCGAGGCGGACGGCCCGGCGCCGGCCCAGCTGCCCGGCGACCGCATGCCCGTGGCGGTGGACCGGTACGGCACCACCGCCGAGGAGCAGCTCGACGGCGAGTCGCTGGACTACAAGCTCCAGCGGGAGAGCTTCGAGCGCCCCGCCGACGACCCGCTGGCCGGCCCGGTCGACCCGGACATCGCGGCCGAGGCGGACAGCGAGGAGGCCGCCGCCCAGGCGCAGCTCGACGCCGACGTGATCGACCCGGGCCCCACCTCGGACCCGCACTCCCCCGTCTCCCTCTACGACCACGGCCAGCTCGGCAGCGTCGCCGACGCGGAGGTGGGCCGGCTGGTGGAACCGGACGAGGGGGCGCACACCGACCTGGAGACCGACAACGTCGCGTACGACGCGGGCTCCGCCGGTGGCGGGGCGAGCGCCGAGGAGCTGGCGATCCACGAGACCCGGCCGCCCGGGGCGCACTGA